One region of Sulfuriroseicoccus oceanibius genomic DNA includes:
- a CDS encoding MFS transporter, with amino-acid sequence MSKSKARTQHGLIFLTVLVDLIGFGIVIPLLPLYAEHFNAGFVELGILMALHSGMQFLFSPLLGRWSDKVGRRPVLMISIVGNVIAYSVLAGASSLWMLFLARFLSGVSSANISTAQAYMADITPREKRAGAMGMIGAAFGIGFVLGPLISATTSGFGIHVPFLVAVGLSLFNACWVAFKLPESLPPAKRKPGMGKLSILPHHRLAEVGDVDRGWLLRLLSVYFLNVTAFSGMTTLFVLFTNRRFGFEEAQNGWLFTLVGVIGVVIQGGMIRRIEPKVGAYKLALLGAIILAVTLTLMPWTSNWTLLILFTILVATGNSLVQPSLNTIASRIACDQSQGTVLGLMASSGSLGRVVGPVVCGWLLSSNVGPGFGSLALWCAGGVAVLAALALASLGGPAPHQR; translated from the coding sequence ATGTCCAAATCCAAAGCACGCACCCAGCACGGACTGATCTTCCTCACCGTCCTCGTCGACCTCATCGGCTTTGGCATCGTGATCCCATTGCTCCCGCTCTACGCCGAGCACTTCAACGCGGGCTTCGTCGAACTCGGCATCCTGATGGCGCTGCACAGCGGAATGCAGTTTCTCTTCAGTCCACTGCTCGGCCGCTGGTCGGACAAAGTCGGCCGCCGCCCGGTGTTGATGATCTCGATTGTGGGCAACGTGATTGCCTACAGCGTACTCGCCGGAGCGTCCTCCTTGTGGATGCTCTTCCTGGCGCGTTTCCTTAGCGGCGTTTCCTCCGCCAACATTTCCACTGCCCAGGCCTACATGGCGGACATCACGCCACGGGAAAAGCGCGCCGGAGCCATGGGCATGATCGGCGCGGCCTTCGGCATCGGCTTCGTGCTTGGGCCTCTGATTTCGGCCACCACCTCCGGATTTGGCATCCACGTGCCGTTCCTCGTGGCCGTCGGGCTTTCGCTCTTCAACGCGTGCTGGGTCGCGTTCAAGCTTCCTGAGAGTCTTCCGCCGGCCAAGCGCAAACCCGGTATGGGCAAGCTGTCCATCCTCCCACACCACCGGCTGGCAGAAGTGGGCGACGTCGACCGCGGCTGGCTGCTGCGCCTGCTCAGCGTCTACTTTCTCAATGTCACCGCCTTCTCCGGCATGACCACCTTGTTCGTCCTCTTCACCAACCGCCGCTTCGGGTTTGAAGAAGCGCAAAATGGCTGGCTCTTCACCTTGGTCGGCGTCATCGGCGTGGTGATCCAAGGCGGCATGATCCGGCGCATCGAGCCCAAGGTCGGAGCCTACAAACTGGCACTCCTCGGTGCGATTATCCTGGCCGTCACCCTCACCCTCATGCCGTGGACATCGAACTGGACACTCCTTATTCTGTTCACCATCCTCGTCGCCACCGGCAACAGCCTCGTCCAGCCATCCCTCAACACCATCGCCTCTCGCATCGCCTGCGACCAATCCCAAGGCACCGTACTCGGGCTGATGGCCAGCTCCGGCAGCCTCGGCCGCGTCGTCGGCCCGGTGGTCTGCGGCTGGCTCCTCAGCTCCAATGTCGGCCCGGGCTTTGGCTCGCTCGCCCTGTGGTGCGCCGGTGGTGTTGCGGTTCTCGCCGCGCTCGCGCTGGCTTCTCTCGGCGGTCCCGCACCTCATCAACGCTAG
- a CDS encoding DUF167 domain-containing protein, translated as MQNQMQVAVRVVPNSRKSQIVGWEPAADDIRGHERMLRIRLNSPPVDGKANRELIRFLSHVWGVRTKDLRLVAGDKGRTKVVEINTDSELPADLVAA; from the coding sequence ATGCAAAATCAGATGCAAGTTGCCGTTCGTGTCGTCCCGAATTCTCGCAAGAGTCAGATCGTTGGGTGGGAGCCCGCGGCCGATGACATTCGAGGTCACGAACGCATGCTACGTATCCGATTGAACTCTCCACCGGTAGACGGCAAAGCCAACCGCGAGCTGATTCGGTTCTTGTCCCATGTATGGGGCGTGCGGACCAAGGATCTGCGGTTGGTAGCAGGTGATAAAGGCCGCACCAAGGTGGTGGAGATCAACACAGACAGCGAGTTGCCCGCAGATTTGGTAGCCGCCTAG
- a CDS encoding 3-dehydroquinate synthase has product MLEYSIPVTFRHRAFFTRDAFCADNGTLIDAIDSDNLCEKRILCLVEESVALDHPYLTAQAGVLLDNIAKEATVVTLPGGELAKNSMQLVDEVHQLVDRHHIDRHSFIVCVGGGAFLDAVGFGAATAHRGIRLIRMPSTTLAQCDSGVGVKNGINLFGKKNFNGSFAVPWAVINDFSLLATQPADTRHIGLVEALKVGLIKDAAFVEFIASHVDELNAFEPETVEHVIKESARLHMEHIATGGDPFENGSSRPLDFGHWAAHKLEQMTNFEFSHAEAVAVGLTLDVLYSARVGLLDEAVAQRIIQLVRDLNYPTHHPAMLDRSATSGELTVLAGLTEFREHLGGQLTVCMLTAIGQGIDVHEIDHALMDECIHELNAELIPA; this is encoded by the coding sequence ATGCTGGAATACTCCATCCCCGTCACCTTCAGGCATCGCGCGTTCTTCACCCGCGATGCCTTTTGTGCAGACAATGGCACGCTCATCGACGCCATCGATAGCGACAACCTGTGCGAAAAACGCATCCTCTGCCTGGTCGAAGAATCCGTCGCACTCGACCACCCCTACCTCACCGCCCAGGCCGGCGTCCTGCTCGACAACATCGCCAAAGAAGCCACGGTAGTCACGCTTCCCGGCGGAGAACTCGCCAAAAACTCGATGCAGCTCGTCGATGAAGTGCACCAACTCGTCGACCGCCACCACATCGACCGCCATTCGTTCATCGTCTGCGTCGGCGGCGGCGCGTTCCTCGATGCGGTCGGCTTCGGTGCCGCCACCGCTCACCGCGGCATCAGACTGATCCGCATGCCGTCGACCACCCTCGCCCAGTGCGACTCCGGAGTCGGCGTGAAAAACGGCATCAATCTCTTCGGCAAAAAGAACTTCAACGGCTCGTTCGCCGTGCCATGGGCCGTGATCAATGACTTCTCGTTGCTCGCCACCCAACCTGCCGACACCCGTCACATCGGCCTGGTCGAAGCACTCAAAGTCGGGCTCATCAAAGACGCCGCGTTCGTCGAGTTCATTGCCTCCCATGTCGACGAGCTCAATGCCTTCGAGCCCGAGACCGTCGAGCATGTGATCAAAGAATCAGCGCGCCTCCACATGGAGCACATCGCCACCGGCGGCGATCCCTTTGAAAACGGCAGCTCACGCCCACTCGACTTCGGCCACTGGGCCGCTCACAAGCTCGAGCAGATGACCAACTTCGAGTTCTCCCACGCCGAAGCTGTTGCCGTAGGCCTCACGCTCGACGTCCTCTACTCGGCCCGCGTCGGGTTGCTCGACGAAGCCGTCGCCCAGCGTATCATCCAGTTGGTCCGCGACCTCAACTACCCAACCCATCATCCCGCCATGCTCGACCGCTCGGCCACCAGTGGCGAACTCACCGTGCTCGCCGGCCTTACCGAGTTCCGCGAACACCTCGGCGGACAACTCACCGTCTGCATGCTCACCGCCATCGGCCAGGGCATCGACGTCCACGAGATCGACCACGCCCTGATGGACGAGTGCATCCACGAACTCAACGCCGAACTCATCCCGGCGTGA